A genomic stretch from Helianthus annuus cultivar XRQ/B chromosome 1, HanXRQr2.0-SUNRISE, whole genome shotgun sequence includes:
- the LOC110864547 gene encoding heat shock cognate 70 kDa protein 2 isoform X2: MNPACTIFDAKRLIGRRFSDETVQNDMKLWPFKVIQGASDNPKIVVTYKGEQKMFSPEEISAMVLEKMKEVAGAFLGKIVQDAVITVPAYFSDSQRQATKDAGYVAGLNILQIINEPTAAAIAYGLDMTNNITCETNVLIFDLGGGTFDVSIVTIDGDGKIEVKAVAGDTHLGGQDFDNEMVNYFINEFNRKHKGANIRDNNKAVGRLRVASEKAKRELSSTIETTIDIDGLHMGIDFSARITRAKFENLNADLFDKCIETVESCLRDAKMNKENVYEVVLVGGSTRIPKVQELLKEFFNGKELCKRIHADEAVAYGASILAAKIRGDTTEKMLKDAEKYRLEDLEYKKKVCARNALEEYIYAVKTKLRTVDKYSKKKIHKNDRQKIENKIENASQFVNIHELAGVDEYEMMRNQLQALYVSIISKTV; this comes from the exons ATGAACCCTGCATGCACCATCTTCG ATGCTAAACGGTTGATTGGAAGGAGATTTAGTGATGAAACAGTGCAGAATGACATGAAGTTATGGCCTTTCAAGGTCATACAAGGGGCTAGTGACAATCCCAAGATTGTAGTTACATACAAGGGTGAGCAGAAAATGTTTTCACCAGAAGAAATTTCAGCTATGGTACTTGAAAAAATGAAAGAGGTTGCTGGGGCATTCCTTGGTAAAATTGTACAAGATGCTGTTATCACCGTGCCTGCTTATTTTAGTGATTCACAACGCCAAGCAACAAAGGATGCCGGATATGTTGCTGGACTTAATATTTTACAAATAATTAATGAGCCTACTGCGGCTGCAATCGCGTATGGATTAGATATGACAAATAATATAACCTGTGAAACTAACGTGCTTATTTTTGATTTGGGTGGTGGTACTTTTGATGTCTCCATTGTTACCATTGATGGGGATGGGAAGATAGAAGTGAAGGCTGTAGCCGGGGACACTCATTTGGGTGGTCAAGACTTTGATAACGAAATGGTGAATTATTTCATTAATGAGTTTAACCGAAAGCATAAGGGTGCTAACATCAGAGATAATAATAAAGCAGTAGGGAGGTTGAGGGTAGCATCTGAAAAAGCAAAACGCGAACTTTCTTCAACTATCGAAACTACAATTGATATTGATGGCTTGCACATGGGTATTGATTTTTCTGCAAGAATTACTCGTGCAAAGTTTGAAAATCTTAATGCAGACTTGTTTGATAAGTGCATAGAAACAGTGGAGAGCTGTTTGAGGGATGCAAAGATGAATAAAGAAAATGTATATGAAGTTGTTCTAGTTGGTGGCTCGACTAGAATACCAAAGGTACAAGAACTGCTGAAAGAATTCTTCAATGGAAAGGAGCTTTGTAAGAGAATCCATGCTGATGAGGCAGTTGCATATGGTGCATCAATTCTTGCTGCAAAGATACGTGGTGATACGACTGAAAAG ATGCTGAAAGATGCAGAAAAGTACAGGCTTGAGGATCTAGAGTATAAGAAGAAGGTGTGTGCTCGCAATGCGTTGGAAGAATATATTTATGCCGTGAAAACCAAACTCAGGACCGTAGACAAATATTCGAAGAAAAAGATCCATAAGAACGACCGGCAGAAAATCGAAAATAAGATTGAGAATGCAAGTCAGTTTGTCAACATCCATGAGCTTGCAGGTGTAGATGAGTATGAGATGATGCGAAATCAATTGCAAGCACTATATGTTTCCATCATTTCCAAAACTGTTTAA
- the LOC110864547 gene encoding heat shock cognate 70 kDa protein 2 isoform X1, which translates to MNPACTIFDAKRLIGRRFSDETVQNDMKLWPFKVIQGASDNPKIVVTYKGEQKMFSPEEISAMVLEKMKEVAGAFLGKIVQDAVITVPAYFSDSQRQATKDAGYVAGLNILQIINEPTAAAIAYGLDMTNNITCETNVLIFDLGGGTFDVSIVTIDGDGKIEVKAVAGDTHLGGQDFDNEMVNYFINEFNRKHKGANIRDNNKAVGRLRVASEKAKRELSSTIETTIDIDGLHMGIDFSARITRAKFENLNADLFDKCIETVESCLRDAKMNKENVYEVVLVGGSTRIPKVQELLKEFFNGKELCKRIHADEAVAYGASILAAKIRGDTTEKVKDLVFLDVTPLSLGVEKHDGTMSVLIPRNTRIPTKKSSIYYTVKDYQRSINFPVYQGERIRGKDNNLLGSFKVEVPIAPRYESKVNVVFEIDANGILSCSGEEVTTGLKKRMIVTNNKGRLSNEEIDKMLKDAEKYRLEDLEYKKKVCARNALEEYIYAVKTKLRTVDKYSKKKIHKNDRQKIENKIENASQFVNIHELAGVDEYEMMRNQLQALYVSIISKTV; encoded by the exons ATGAACCCTGCATGCACCATCTTCG ATGCTAAACGGTTGATTGGAAGGAGATTTAGTGATGAAACAGTGCAGAATGACATGAAGTTATGGCCTTTCAAGGTCATACAAGGGGCTAGTGACAATCCCAAGATTGTAGTTACATACAAGGGTGAGCAGAAAATGTTTTCACCAGAAGAAATTTCAGCTATGGTACTTGAAAAAATGAAAGAGGTTGCTGGGGCATTCCTTGGTAAAATTGTACAAGATGCTGTTATCACCGTGCCTGCTTATTTTAGTGATTCACAACGCCAAGCAACAAAGGATGCCGGATATGTTGCTGGACTTAATATTTTACAAATAATTAATGAGCCTACTGCGGCTGCAATCGCGTATGGATTAGATATGACAAATAATATAACCTGTGAAACTAACGTGCTTATTTTTGATTTGGGTGGTGGTACTTTTGATGTCTCCATTGTTACCATTGATGGGGATGGGAAGATAGAAGTGAAGGCTGTAGCCGGGGACACTCATTTGGGTGGTCAAGACTTTGATAACGAAATGGTGAATTATTTCATTAATGAGTTTAACCGAAAGCATAAGGGTGCTAACATCAGAGATAATAATAAAGCAGTAGGGAGGTTGAGGGTAGCATCTGAAAAAGCAAAACGCGAACTTTCTTCAACTATCGAAACTACAATTGATATTGATGGCTTGCACATGGGTATTGATTTTTCTGCAAGAATTACTCGTGCAAAGTTTGAAAATCTTAATGCAGACTTGTTTGATAAGTGCATAGAAACAGTGGAGAGCTGTTTGAGGGATGCAAAGATGAATAAAGAAAATGTATATGAAGTTGTTCTAGTTGGTGGCTCGACTAGAATACCAAAGGTACAAGAACTGCTGAAAGAATTCTTCAATGGAAAGGAGCTTTGTAAGAGAATCCATGCTGATGAGGCAGTTGCATATGGTGCATCAATTCTTGCTGCAAAGATACGTGGTGATACGACTGAAAAGGTTAAGGATTTGGTGTTTTTGGATGTCACACCTTTGTCACTTGGTGTGGAGAAACATGATGGCACTATGTCTGTTTTGATTCCAAGAAACACAAGGATACCAACCAAAAAGTCATCAATTTATTATACTGTAAAAGACTATCAAAGATCTATAAATTTTCCAGTATATCAGGGTGAAAGAATTAGGGGCAAAGACAACAACTTGTTGGGGAGTTTTAAAGTTGAAGTCCCAATTGCACCAAGGTATGAATCAAAAGTAAACGTGGTTTTTGAGATTGATGCTAATGGTATTTTGAGTTGCTCAGGTGAGGAAGTAACTACTGGCCTAAAAAAGAGGATGATAGTTACTAACAACAAGGGAAGGCTTTCAAATGAAGAGATTGATAAGATGCTGAAAGATGCAGAAAAGTACAGGCTTGAGGATCTAGAGTATAAGAAGAAGGTGTGTGCTCGCAATGCGTTGGAAGAATATATTTATGCCGTGAAAACCAAACTCAGGACCGTAGACAAATATTCGAAGAAAAAGATCCATAAGAACGACCGGCAGAAAATCGAAAATAAGATTGAGAATGCAAGTCAGTTTGTCAACATCCATGAGCTTGCAGGTGTAGATGAGTATGAGATGATGCGAAATCAATTGCAAGCACTATATGTTTCCATCATTTCCAAAACTGTTTAA